A genomic window from Oncorhynchus clarkii lewisi isolate Uvic-CL-2024 unplaced genomic scaffold, UVic_Ocla_1.0 unplaced_contig_13988_pilon_pilon, whole genome shotgun sequence includes:
- the LOC139401821 gene encoding cell surface glycoprotein 1-like, translating into MYLYSRGSNSQTHSYTIRSDIPTDIPTDIPTDVPTDIPTDISTDIPTDIPPDIPTDITTDIPTDIPTDIPTDITTDIPTDIPTDIPTDITTDVTTDVPTDITTDIPTDIPTDIPTDITTYIPTDIPTDIRTDIPTDIPTDITTYIPTDIPTDIPTDIPTDITTYIPTEIPTDIPSDIPTDITTDIPTDIPTDIRTDVPTDIPTDITTDIPPDIPTDIPTDIPTGITTYIPTDIPTDIPTDIPTDIPTDIPTDIPPDIATDITTHLINTKI; encoded by the coding sequence ATGTATCTGTACTCCAGAGGCTCAAACAGTCAGACTCACAGCTACACCATCAGATCAGACATCCCTACTGACATCCCTACTGACATCCCTACTGACGTCCCTACTGACATCCCTACTGACATCTCTACTGACATCCCTACAGACATCCCTCCTGACATCCCTACTGACATCACAACTGACATCCCTACTGACATCCCTACTGACATCCCTACTGACATCACTACTGACATCCCTACTGACATCCCTACTGACATCCCTACTGACATCACTACTGACGTCACTACTGACGTCCCTACTGACATCACTACTGACATCCCTACTGACATCCCTACTGACATCCCTACAGACATCACTACTTACATCCCTACAGATATCCCTACTGACATCCGTACTGACATCCCTACTGACATCCCTACAGACATCACTACTTACATCCCTACAGATATCCCTACTGACATCCCTACTGACATCCCTACAGACATCACTACTTACATCCCTACAGAGATCCCTACTGACATCCCTTCTGACATCCCCACAGACATCACTACTGACATCCCTACTGATATCCCTACTGACATCCGTACTGACGTCCCTACTGACATCCCTACTGACATAACTACTGACATCCCTCCTGACATCCCTACTGACATCCCTACTGACATCCCTACAGGCATCACTACTTACATCCCTACAGATATCCCTACTGACATCCCTACTGACATCCCTACAGATATCCCTACTGACATCCCTACTGACATCCCTCCTGACATCGCTACTGACATAACTACACATTTAATCAACACAAAGATTTAG